From a single Bryobacter aggregatus MPL3 genomic region:
- a CDS encoding cytochrome c maturation protein CcmE, with protein MKPYMKFGLIITVVIATIGWLAIDGATGNTAYYKNVSEVHQMGPKALGKRFKVGGDVVKGSIQRNGAEVSFQIVELNNANNAMPLRITYTGTEPLPDTFRDGAQALADGRMNPDGTFTANHIQAKCASKYEAKPGQIKPGTDPSHAPKTTVSRS; from the coding sequence ACATGAAATTTGGCCTCATTATTACCGTAGTGATTGCCACCATCGGTTGGCTGGCCATTGATGGCGCCACCGGCAACACTGCTTATTACAAGAACGTCTCGGAAGTCCATCAGATGGGCCCCAAGGCACTGGGCAAACGCTTCAAGGTGGGCGGCGATGTTGTCAAAGGCTCCATCCAGCGCAATGGCGCAGAAGTGTCTTTCCAGATTGTCGAGCTGAACAACGCGAATAACGCGATGCCGCTCCGCATCACCTATACCGGAACAGAACCTCTTCCCGATACCTTCCGCGATGGGGCGCAAGCTCTCGCCGATGGCCGCATGAACCCGGATGGCACCTTTACGGCAAACCACATCCAGGCCAAATGTGCTTCGAAGTACGAAGCAAAGCCCGGTCAGATCAAGCCTGGCACCGATCCTTCGCACGCTCCGAAAACAACGGTAAGCCGAAGCTAG
- a CDS encoding heme lyase CcmF/NrfE family subunit, with the protein MENVGALALLLAFSVAIFALFSAVVGALRKNLYLIAASRRAVYVVWALITTASGILLYALITGDYRLQYVAGHANTAMPLLYKISAWWGGQEGSLLFWSWILSSYTVAVVFTNRKQFKTMMPWVIAIMSATQVFFLILNNFVVPPFTLWAIGRGIINLPDGQGLNPLLQTPSMAIHPPMLYLGYVGFIVPFAFAIGSLITKQPGDEWIHTTRRWTLITWLFQTIGITLGMGWAYYVLGWGGYWGWDPVENASVLPWITATAFLHSVMMQEKKGMMKVWNMVLVSATFFLCIFGTMLTRSGLVQSVHAFGISSIGNYFAVFLAIGIAGTVWLILDRLDFLKSESHLESVVSRESSFLFNNLVLLASCFAVLWGTLFPVISEAITGEKISVDAPFFNRVNIPIGLFLIFLTGVGPLVAWRRSSLDSLKRNFLWPTVSMFILMAALFGAGIRSAYALISFGLCLFVTVTIGSEFVKGAFAIAQKESMNLVRAVIELTHRNTRRYGGYIVHMGIVVMFVGFTGAAFNKDVTVEAAMGKSFQIGRYDITVTGLTDGENDNYAWMKAAVDVSVDGKKIDTMNPERRIYKASRQPASLVDIRRRLNEDLFLNFAAMASEGQGAIIQAYVFPLVSWIWVGFWVVLIGTLICLVPAKIKLSYARTQVLGSSATSLPTEEHAKT; encoded by the coding sequence ATGGAAAACGTAGGCGCACTCGCGCTCCTTCTCGCCTTCTCCGTCGCGATCTTCGCGCTTTTTAGCGCTGTCGTCGGCGCCCTTCGTAAAAACCTCTATCTCATTGCTGCTTCGCGGCGTGCTGTCTACGTTGTCTGGGCTCTCATCACCACGGCCAGTGGAATCCTCCTCTATGCGCTGATCACCGGCGATTACCGGTTGCAATATGTTGCGGGCCATGCAAACACCGCAATGCCGCTGTTGTACAAAATCTCAGCGTGGTGGGGCGGACAGGAAGGCTCACTGCTCTTCTGGAGCTGGATCCTGTCGAGCTACACCGTTGCTGTCGTTTTCACCAATCGCAAACAGTTCAAAACGATGATGCCCTGGGTGATCGCGATCATGTCCGCGACCCAGGTCTTCTTCCTCATCCTCAACAATTTCGTCGTCCCGCCCTTCACTCTCTGGGCCATCGGACGTGGCATCATCAATCTCCCCGACGGCCAAGGTCTGAACCCGCTGCTCCAGACCCCCTCGATGGCGATCCACCCGCCAATGCTCTATCTCGGCTACGTTGGCTTCATCGTTCCCTTCGCCTTCGCCATCGGCTCGCTGATCACCAAGCAGCCCGGCGACGAATGGATCCACACGACGCGCCGCTGGACACTCATCACCTGGCTCTTCCAAACCATCGGCATCACGCTCGGCATGGGCTGGGCTTATTACGTCCTCGGTTGGGGCGGCTATTGGGGCTGGGATCCGGTTGAGAACGCAAGTGTCCTCCCCTGGATCACCGCCACTGCCTTCCTGCACAGCGTCATGATGCAAGAGAAGAAGGGCATGATGAAGGTCTGGAACATGGTGCTCGTCTCGGCCACTTTCTTCCTCTGCATCTTCGGAACCATGCTCACCCGCAGCGGCCTCGTCCAGAGCGTCCACGCCTTCGGCATCTCGAGCATCGGCAACTACTTCGCCGTCTTCCTCGCCATCGGCATCGCAGGCACGGTCTGGCTGATCCTCGACCGTCTCGACTTCCTCAAGAGCGAGTCGCACCTGGAGTCCGTCGTCAGCCGCGAGTCCAGCTTCCTGTTCAACAATCTGGTCCTGCTTGCCAGTTGCTTTGCGGTTCTCTGGGGCACCCTGTTTCCCGTAATCAGTGAAGCGATCACCGGCGAAAAGATCAGCGTTGATGCGCCGTTCTTCAATCGCGTCAACATCCCGATTGGGCTCTTCCTCATCTTCCTCACCGGTGTAGGACCGCTCGTTGCCTGGCGCCGCAGTTCGCTCGACAGTCTCAAGCGGAACTTCCTCTGGCCCACGGTTTCGATGTTTATCCTCATGGCCGCGCTCTTTGGCGCTGGCATCCGTAGTGCCTATGCGCTGATCAGCTTCGGCCTCTGCCTCTTCGTCACGGTGACCATCGGCAGCGAGTTCGTCAAAGGCGCTTTCGCGATCGCCCAAAAAGAAAGCATGAATCTCGTCCGGGCTGTGATCGAACTCACACACCGCAACACGCGCCGCTACGGCGGCTACATCGTCCACATGGGTATTGTCGTGATGTTCGTTGGCTTCACTGGCGCTGCCTTCAACAAGGACGTCACCGTGGAAGCGGCAATGGGCAAATCCTTCCAGATCGGCCGCTATGACATTACGGTCACGGGTCTCACGGATGGCGAGAATGATAACTACGCTTGGATGAAAGCTGCGGTTGACGTCTCGGTCGATGGCAAGAAGATTGACACCATGAATCCGGAGCGCCGGATCTACAAGGCCAGCCGTCAACCAGCCAGCCTCGTGGATATCCGCCGCCGCCTCAACGAAGACCTCTTCCTGAACTTTGCCGCCATGGCAAGCGAAGGGCAGGGCGCCATCATCCAGGCCTATGTATTCCCGCTCGTGAGCTGGATCTGGGTTGGCTTCTGGGTCGTGCTCATCGGCACCCTCATCTGTCTCGTGCCTGCCAAGATCAAGCTGAGCTACGCAAGAACTCAGGTCCTGGGCTCCAGTGCTACGTCTCTCCCCACGGAGGAACATGCGAAAACTTAA
- a CDS encoding cytochrome c-type biogenesis protein CcmH — MRKLKSLGLLAFLAAISIAQNPMDFVSPEIKRVGMKLSCLCGGCRNAVGDCSMIACGYSLPARQKIKQLQTMGASDSSIVGRFVKEQGVKALVEPEVTGFGLLGWLMPGFALALGFIAILVYVKRFRSPSVKVESTVKPEVIAGYEATAAREFDRMEP; from the coding sequence ATGCGAAAACTTAAATCGCTCGGCCTCCTGGCCTTCCTCGCCGCCATCTCCATCGCGCAAAACCCGATGGACTTTGTCTCACCCGAGATCAAGCGCGTCGGCATGAAGCTGAGCTGCCTCTGCGGTGGCTGCCGCAATGCGGTGGGCGATTGTTCAATGATCGCCTGTGGCTATTCCTTACCGGCCAGACAGAAGATCAAGCAACTCCAGACGATGGGGGCTTCGGATTCGAGCATTGTCGGCCGCTTCGTCAAGGAGCAGGGTGTCAAGGCCCTGGTGGAGCCGGAAGTAACAGGCTTTGGGCTGCTCGGTTGGCTCATGCCCGGCTTTGCCCTCGCGCTCGGCTTCATCGCCATCCTCGTCTACGTCAAACGTTTCCGCAGTCCAAGTGTAAAAGTCGAATCTACCGTTAAGCCCGAGGTCATCGCTGGCTATGAAGCCACGGCCGCGCGTGAATTCGACCGAATGGAACCCTAG